A stretch of DNA from Thalassococcus arenae:
CGGCGCGGCCACCGACCACGACGACCTGCTGATCGGGACCGCGGCGGCCAACACGCTGGAAGGCGGCGCCGGCAGCGACGTGATCGACGGTCGGGGCGGCAACGACCGCTATGTCTATCGCGACGGCGACGGGGACGACCGCATTGCCGATACCGGCAACGATACCGGTGACGTTCTGGAACTGCCTGACCTGGTGCCCGCCGACGTGCGCGGGATCGCGCGGGCGGGCGAGGCAGGCACCGACCTGGTGCTGTATTTCGCGCAGGAACGCGACCGGGTGATCCTGGTCGATGCCCTGGCGGATGGCCGTGCCGGCGTCGATGCGATCGAATTCGCCGATGGCACGGTCTGGGACCGCGCCGAGATGCGCGCCCAGGTCATCGCCTATGCCACCACCGACCGGGCCGACCAGGCGCGCGGCTTTGCCGGCGACGACAGCTTTGCCGCGTCGGCGGGCAACGATCTGCTGACCGGTCTGGCGGGGGCCGACACCTATGTCATGACCCGTGGCGCCGGCCACGACCAGATTTCCGAGGCCAACCACGACGCGGCCATCGACCGGGTTTTCTTTGTCGATGCGGTGTCGTCCGAAACTTCGGCCGTCCGTCTGTTCAAGGGCAGCGACACGGTGGTCATCTCGTTCGCCACCAGCGGCGACACGCTGACCGTCGAAAACGCATTGTCGTCCGACAATGGCGGGATCGAGGAATACCATTTCTCGGACGGCGTGGTCTGGACCAAGACGGAATTGCTGGCCGCGACCGAGAACACCGCGCCCGAGGCGCGCGACGACGGTTACTATTCCTCGGTTTCGGGCGAGGACGTGGTGATCCTGGCATCGGAACTGCTGGCCAACGATTTCGACCCCGACGGCAACCCGATCAGCCTTATCGCCGTCGATGGCGGGCCCGACGGCTATGCCGAGATCGATGCGACCGGCAACGTGGTCTTCCGCTCGGTCGCCGGTTTCACCGGGCCGACCCAGTTCACCTACACGATTTCCGACGGCCAGAACGGCATCTCTACCGCGTCGGTGGATATCCGCGTGCGGCCGGTCGCCGAGGCACGGGACGATTCCGGCTTTTCGGTGGCCGAGGACGGCACCTTGCAGATTTCGGCCGAGCGGCTTCTGTCCAACGATCTGGATGGCGACCGGATGATCGTGGGGCAGGTCTTCGGCGCGCAGAACGGCACCGTGTCGCTGAATTCGGCCGGCGAGATCACCTTCAACCCCGATGCCGATTTCAACGGCACCGCGCGCTTCAGCTATGCCGCGAACACGCCCGAGGGTGGCCGCGCCGAAGCGGTGGTGACGATCGAGGTCACACCGGTGAACGACGCACCGGTCGCCCGCACCGATTCCGGCTTTACCACGTTGGAAAACCAGGCCTTCCTGATCGCGCAATCCGCGCTTCTGGCAAACGACAGCGATATCGACGGAGACACCTTGCGCATCACCGGGGTCACCGGGAACGCGAACGTGTCGGTGGCGCTGACCGATGACGGGTACGTGCAGGTCACACCGACCGACTACGTCTTCGGCAATGCCAGCTTTGGCTACACGATCGAGGACGGACAGGGCGGCACCGCCACGGCGCAGGTCAACTTGTATATCGAACCGGTCAACAACGATCCCGATCCGCAGGCGGACAGCCTGTCGGTCGAGGAGGACAACATCATCCTTGTCGCCGCGGCGGACCTGCTGGCGAACGACCTGGAATACGATGGCGACACGCTGACCATCACCGGCGTCAGCGCGCCCACCGGTGGCAGCGTGCGCCTGCTGGAAAACGCCACCGTCGAATTCCGCACGGCGGCGAATTTCTTTGGCACCGGCGGGTTCACCTACACGGTTGATGACGGGCAGGGCGGCAGCGCCAGTGCCCGCGTCACGGTCGACGTGACGCCGGTCAACGACGCGCCCGATGCCCGGGCCGATCACTGGAACCGGTTGCCGTATCTCTATGCGCTCGAGGACAACGCCGTCGAGATCAACATCGCCGACCTGCTGTCCAACGACAGCGACATTGAAGGCTCGGCGCTCGAATTCGTCAGCTTCTCGGAGGACATCAACGGTGTCGTCACGCAGATCGACGCGGACACGCTGCGCTTCGTGCCGGACCAGGATTTCTGGGGCAACGCATCGTTCTTCTACCTCATCCGGGACGAACAGGGCCTGACCGACGCCGCGCGCGTGTCGCTCTATTTCGAGAACGTGGGTGACGCGCCTCCGGTCGCCGGCAACGACGTCATCGAGGTCTACGAAGACGTCGAGACGGTCATTCCGGTTGCGACCTTGCTTGCCAACGACACCGATATCGATCTCGATCCGCTGCGGATTCTGTCCGCCCGGCCGCTGCCCTTCATCAACGGTGATCTGCGGTTCAATGCCGATGGCGATCTTGTCTTCACGCCCGACCTCAATTCGGTCAGTTCGACCGGTTTCACCTATGTCGTGACCGACGATGCCGACGGCACCGATGTGGGATCGGTGAATATCGTGATGATCCCGGTCAACGACGACCCCGAGATCGTCGATGACGTTCTGGCGCCCGCCGGGTTCAACACGCCCTGGGTTGTCCGCATCGACGACCTTCTGGCCAACGATTTCGACATCGACAACAACGACGTGATCGCGTTCCGTGCGGTCGAGAACCTGAGCATCGGCGCGGCCGAGATCTATGGCGACGAATTCATCGTCGTGCGCAACGCAGACGGGTTCAGCGGTGCGGTGACGCTGGAATACAGCATCGCCGATCTGGCAGGTGCCTTCGACACCGGCTTTGCCGCGGGCGCGGTGTCCGACACCTACAGCCAGGTGCAGACCGGCTCGGAGATCCGCGATCTGTTGATCGGCAACGCGCTGGACGAGACGTTCCACGGTCTGGGCGGGAACGACGACATCTTTGCACTGGATGGCCAGAACACGGTCTTTGCGGGGGCCGGCGACGATTTGGTCGAAACGGGTAACGGAAACGACCTTGTCGACGGCGGCAGCGGCGACGACACGATTCGCACCGGCGCCGGAGACGACACGATCCTGGGCGGCGATGGCGGCGACGAAATCGATGGCGGCGCCGGCTATGACCTCGTGGATTTCGCCGGGTCCAATATCGGCGTGCGCGCCGGGCTGGACACGCGGATCGGGCAGGGCGGCTTTGCGGCAGGCGATGTCTACCTGAATGTCGAAGCGCTTTCGGGTTCCGATTTCGGCGACATCCTGTCGGGCAATGGCGGTGACAACCTGCTGACCGGCCGCGGCGGGGCAGACAGCCTGAGCGGCAATGCCGGGATCGACACCTTGCTGGGCGGGACGGGCAATGACAGCCTGACCGGCGGCGCCGGGGCCGACGTGCTGGATGGCGGTGAGGGGTCCGATACCGCCGACTACTTCCTGTCCGAAGCGGGCGAAGGCATCGCGGTATCGCTGGCCGCTGGCACGGCCACGGGTGGCGACGCCGAAGGCGATACGCTGATCTCGATCGAAAACCTCGTCGGCACGCAATATGACGATGCCCTGACCGGCGACGGTGGCGACAACCTGCTGCGGGGTGGCCGCGGTGACGACACGCTGCTGGGTCTGGCCGGGAATGACACGCTGATCGGCGGGCGCGGCGCGGACAGCTTTGTCGGCGGCGACGGCATCGACGTGGCGGATTACACGCTGTCCGCCGAAGGGGTATCGATCAACATGGCCGATGGGTCGGCCGGTGGCGGAGACGCGGCCGGCGACAGCTTCGACGGGATCGAGATCGTCCAGGCGTCGTATCACGACGACACCGTCGTCGGCGATGCGGGCGACAACATCATCCGCGGCGGGCGCGGGGCTGACGACATCGATGGCGGCGCGGGCTTTGACATCGCGGACTATTCGCAGGCGGACGAAGCCGTGGTGGTCGACCTCGCGCAGGGCTTGGGTCTTGCGGGCGAGGCGCTTGGCGACCAGCTGACCGGGATCGAGGCGCTGCTGGGCTCGGACTACGACGACCGCTTTATCGGTTCGGCCGGCGCCGACCAGTTCGATGGCGGCTTCGGCGATGACACGCAAGAAGGCGGCGCAGGCTCCGACACCTATCTCTTCGGGTTCGATTCCGGGTCTGACACGGTGGTCGAACAGGGCGGCGCGGCCGATATCGACCGCGTGGCCGTCAAGGACGGCGCGGCGCCCAAGGACGTGTCCGTCATCCGCGAAGGCGACGATCTGCTGATCGAACTGGAACAGGATGACGGGTTGCTGATCGACACGCTGCGCGTCACCGATCACTTCCTCGGCCGCGAGACCGGGATCGAGGAAATCGCCTATGCCGATGGCACGGTCTGGGATCGCGCGACGATCGACACGCTGTCCCGAGCGGGGCGGTTCAACGCGCAAGACGACCTGATCCGCCTCAAGAACGAGGACGAGGTCGTGGTGATCGCGTTGTCCGATTTGACGGCCAACGACGCCGACAGCGGCACCGAGGACCTGGTTTTGGTTTCGGTCCGCGGTACCGCCAACGGCACGGCCTGGATTGCCGAGGACGGCAGCATCAACTTCCTGGGCGATCAGGATTTCAACGGCGATGCGTTCTTCGAATACACCGTCCGCGACCCCTACGGCCGCGAATCCACCGCCGAGGTCGAGGTCAACCTGCGCCCAGTCAACGACAATCCGGTGGGTGGCAACGACGGCGTCTATTATGGTGAAGAAGACAGCAAGCTGTTGATTTCCATCGCCGATCTGCTGGCCAATGACAGCGATATCGACGGCGATGCGCTGACGATCATCGACCTTGGCCCGCTTTTGGACGAAGACGGCAACCCGCTTTACTCGGGGCTCCGCTATGACCTGACCAACGGCCGCGGCCGTATCCTGGGGTCGGAAATCGAGTTCGAACCGGTGCCCGATCATTTCGGGTTCGCCGGCTTCATCTACACGTTGAGCGATGGCAATGGCGGGACGGCCACCGCCGAGGTCGAGCTGTTCTTCAACGCGGTCAACGACGCGCCGCGCAGCGCCGGTGATCGCTATACGATGCGGCAGACCCTGGTGCGCGAGATCACCGTCGGTGACTTGCTCGATGACGATTTCGACATCGAGGGCGACAGCTTTGTCTTCGGCGGGGCGCATTCGGCCTTCAACGGCGACATGTCCTACGACGCCGATACCGGCACCATCACTTTCACCGCGTCCGGGTCGCTGGGCGATGCCGGGTTCTCGTATGACACCGTGGATGCCAAGGGCGCCCGGTCGACCCATGCCGTCGAAATCACGGTCGTTCCGCTGAACGACCCGCCGCGCGCCGCCGACGACCAGTTCGAGATCGTCGAGGACGCGGTGCTGGTGATCGACCCGGCGTTGTTGCTGGCCAACGATACCGATCCCAACGGCGACACCCTGACCGTCAGCGGGCTGGAGCGCTTCCCCACCCATGGCAAGGTGGCGTTCGACGAGGCCGGACAGATCGTCTTTACCCCGTCGCCCGACTATAACGGGCTGGCCGGGTTCGCCTACGAGATCAGCGACGGCGAAGGCGGGTTCGACCAGGGCTATGTCACCATCTCGATCCTGCCGCAGAACGACGGGCCGATCCTGTTCGACGACATCGTCTTCGGGCTCGAAGATACCGCGTTGTCGGTCATTCCGGGCGAAGCCTTCGGCAACGATATCGACCTGGACGGCGACGTGCTGTTCTTCTCCGGCGCGCGGGTGCTGGGCCAGGTCGACTGGGAGCGTGACGCCGCGCCGGTCGATCTGGGCGCGGAACTGGCCAAGGCCGGGATCGTCGCCACCGCGACGCTGGCCGACGGAACGGACCTGCCTGCGGACCTGCATTTCGACGCCGCGCGTGTCGCCTTCTGGTTCGACGACAGCGCGTTGACGGCGCAGGCCGATGTGGTGCTGACGCTGACGCGACCGGCCGACGGCGAACGCCCCGAACAGGTCTGGACGGAAAGCCTGTCGCTTGCGCGTGTCGCCCAGGGCATCGCCGCCGATGGCGGACCGGGGGCGGGCCGGTTCGTCTTTGGACGGGACGACATGCTGCGCGCCGCCGGCGAAGGGGGGTTCGTGGCCTCGCTGAAGAACGGCGAGGCGCTTCCGGATTGGGTGTCGTTCGACCCCGAGACGCTCGAGCTGTCCATCGACCCCGACACGGCACCGGCCGATCCGCAATCCCTCGTGGTGCGGATTTCCTATGTCGAGGCGGATCTGCCCACCGCGGATTTCGACAGCAGCTATGCCTCCAGGGCGGTCTATGCGCTGGATGTCAGCGTCAATTCCGGCATGGACCAGGCGGCGCTCGACGCGATCGCGGCGCAGCTGGATGGGGCACGCCTGTTCGACGGGCTGGGCCTGGTGCGGATGACGGCGCAGCAGGTCGACGACTGGGTCGGCATCAATGGCGGCGCGGGTCTGCGCGACGTGCCGGTGGGTCTGAGCGGGTTTGCCGCGACGCTGGCGCGCTTTGTCACAGACACGCAGCCCAAGGTCGCGCGGGACGTGACGCTGAGCGGAACGGACGAAGATCTGGGCCTCACGGCGGTGGCGCGTCTGGCCGACGGATCGGACCTGCCGGGCTGGCTGTTCTTCGATGCGGATGCCGGGTTGATTCACGGCGTTCTGCCGGATGGCCAGACCGAAGACGTGGTCGTCGTCGTGCATTACTTCGACACTGGCGCCCTGGCGACCGGCACCGAAACCCAGGCGCACAGCGTGTCGCTGACGCTGACCCCCGCCGATGCCGACCGGTTGCAGGACGGCATCGCCATCGCCAGCGGCCTGGCCGTTTTTGATGCCGGTCTGATCGAGCTGCGCGATCTGGACGGTTACGTGCTGGTCACCGAAGCCGATTTCACGCCGCGCGCGCAGTTGCAGGGCATGCGCCCGCTGCCGGAATGGCTGGAATTCGACGCGGCCACGGCGTCGCTGCAATTGTCGGGGATCGCGCCCGCGGCGGATGCCGAGCCGGTCCGCGTGCAGGTGGTGTTCGAGTCGAATTCCGACTCGGATGTCAGGTTGCGCAGCACCGATGACGATTTCGCGCTCGAATTCGTGATCGACCCCGTCCTGGGCGTCGACCCGGCGGTGAACGCGCTGTTGCAGACCTCGTCTCATTTCGCCGCGAAGGGGCAGTTCGGTCTGAACCTGTCGGGCGTCACCGATATCGTCGCGCGCAAGGAAAACCTGGCGGACCTGCCGGATTGGCTGGACTTCGACGCCGCGACGATGCGCTTCGCCGGGCAGGCGCCCGAAGGCTTTGTCGGCAGCCTGCCGGTTCGGCTGGACATGCAGGGACCGGTGGCGTTCTCGCTGCTCATGGATGTGGTCATCGACGAAACCTACGCGTTGACCGACCTGTCCGGCGTCAGTGTCACGGCGCTGTCCGAGCGGCTGCTGCTGGGCGCGCCGACCGATTATTTCGGCACTTTCGCGATCGAATACGATGCCGAGGACGTCAAGGGCGCGGGATCGGCCGAGCCGGCGACCGTTTTCGTCAATGTCGCGGCGGCGCCGGAACGGCCCGATGCGGGCGTCGACCGCTTTGCCGGTGTCGAAGGCGAAGTCACCAGCTTCGTTCTGTCGACTCTGCTGGCCAACGACGACGATGTCGATGGTCATGCGATCCGCATCGTCGAGATCGGGTTGCCGGAACACCAGGGCAGCCAGCAGACCGTGGTGATCGTCGATATCTTCGACCATCTCGACCGGGCCGAGGGCGCGAGCTATCGTGTCACCCTGGCCGATGGGTCGGACCTGCCCGACTGGATCACCTTCGACACCCGTTCGGGCCTTGTGACCGGCACGGTGCCGCGCAACTACTCGGACACGCTGGAGCTGCAGTTCAGCCAGACGCTGCTGCCCGAGGTGCTGGCCGAGGACGCCTCGGACGACTTCAACACCGCGCTTGCGGCCCTGCCGCCCGCGGGAACGCGCGAAATCACCATCGACGCCAAGGACTACTTCACTCACCAGGATGGCGCGACCTATGCCGCCACCCTGGGCGACGGCACGTTGATCCGCGCCTGGATGAGCTTCGACGTGGCGACGGGCGTCCTGACCGCGACGGTGCCTGATACCTTCACCGACCTGCCTGGGCTGCTGTTCGAACAGACCCTGCTGCCGGTGACGAACACCGTCACCGTCGCGCAGGAATACGACGATCAGGTCAACGGCGCCGTGGCGCTGCGCCCCGGCGCGGTGATCGTCGAGACGCCGGACAGCCTGGCCCCCGCCGAGGGTGCGGTCTTTGCCGTCACCCTGTCGGATGGCTCCGACCTGCCCGGTTGGATGAGCGTCGACGCGGCCACGGGCCAGGTCACCGCGCTGGTGCCGCTGGAGTTCCGGGATGCGCTGACCCTGGTGTGGACGCGCAGCCTTGACGGCGTCGAGGAAACCGCCGAGGCGCCTGTCGAACTGAACGGCATGCATTCGGGCATCTTCGACTATGTTCCCGATCCCGAAATCAGCGGTCTGATCGCCATCGACTACGTCATCACGGACGACAAGCAGGGCGAAACCACGGGCCGGATCGAGATCGACCTTGCGCCGGTCAACGATCCGCCGGTGGCCCGCCAGGACGGCTTCACCGGGTACGAGGATGGCAGCATCGTCTTCGATCTCGACGACATCCTGGCCAACGACACCGATGTCGATGGCGGTGTCCTGACGGTGTTGTCCTTCGGCACCCCGTCGAACGGCACACTGACCCAGGACGGCGATACCGTCACCTTTACGCCCGAGATCAATTTTGCTGGCGAAGCGACGGCCACCTATGTCGTCGCCGACAGCGACGGCATGACCGACGAGGGATTGATCGTATTCAAAGTCACGCCTACGAACCGGGCTCCCTTCGCCCCGTTGATTGACCTGCAGGGCACCGAGGACACGGCGCTGGATTTCAGCATCGCCGGGCTGATGGGTTTCGTCAGCGATCCCGATCCCGAGGATACGGTCAGCTTCGTGTCGATCGAAACTCGCGCCGATGGCGGCAACGCGTTCGTCCTGCCCGACGGCACGATCCAGTTCGTGCCCGACGACCAGGTCAACGGTGTCGTGCAGTTCGACTATGTGGTGACCGATGGCCGCCTGAACAGCACGGGTACGGTCAGCATCGACTTTGCCGCGGTCAACGACGCGCCGATCACGGTTGACGATAGCGGCTTCGTGGTGAACGAGGACCAGCCCCTGCGCATCGACTTCGCCACGCTGCTGGCCAACGACGTCGACATCGAAGGCGACGCTTTCCGCATCGTGTCGGTCTATGACGGGGACAACGGCACCGTCGTTGCCGATGGCGAGACGGCGGTGTTCCAGGGCCGGTTCGACTATTTCGGCAACGCCAAGTTCAAATACCTGGTCGAGGACGCTTTGGGCGCGCAATCGGTGGGCGAGGTGTTCATCACCATCCTGCCGGTCGACGACTTCCCGGTCGTCGTCGCCGATGCCGATATCCTGCTGGACGAAGACGGTTTCGCCATTATCGACGGCAATGCCCTGATCGCCAACGACATCGACCCGGACGGGGGCGTGCTCACGCTGGTCGGGGTCGATGGACCCAATCTCGAGGATCTGGGCGCGGAGCAATACCTGTTCCGCCCCGATCCCGACGCCAATGGCGCCTACGAGATCAGCTATACCGTGGCGAACCAGTACGGGGTCACGTCCACCGGTACGGTCGGCGTGATCGTGGCGCCGGTGCCCGATGCGCCCGACGCGGCCGACGATTTCCTGCGGGGTTTCGAAGACCAGGCCTTTGCGATCCTCGCCACCGACCTGCTGGCCAACGACGGCGATGCGGACGGCGATGCGCTGAGCGTCACCGCCGTGGCATCCGGCGACGGCGCCACCGTCACGCTGCTGCCCGATAACCGGATCGAGATCGCGCCCGAGGCCGATTTCAACGGCCCGGGCTGGTTCGACTACACGGTCACCGATGCAACGGGTCTTTCGGTGACGGCGCGTGTCGTGCTGGATATCGTCGCGGTGAACGACGCGCCGGTCACGGTGGACGACAACCGCTATGGCGGCATTGAACAACCCTTCATCGTTGCCGCCGCCGACCTGCTGGCCAATGACAGCGATATCGACGGGGATGCGCTGAGCATCGCTTCGGTCGAGGATGGCGACCACTACACCGCCACGCTGGACGCGCAGGGCAATATCGTCATCACCCGCGACCCGGCCTTTGCCGGCCAGCTGGTGGTCAACTACCGGGTGTCCGACGGTGCCGCCGAAACACCCGCCACGCTGACCGTCGATGTCGACGCGATCAACCGCGCGCCGGAAATCGGGCCCATCGCCGATCTGGAAACACCCGAAGACGAGGATATCGCCATCGCGCTGCCCGCAGATGTCGCGACCGATCCCGACGGCGATGCGCTGACGCTGACCCTGACCCGGTCGGGCGGCATCGCGCTGCCGGACTGGCTGAGCTTCGATCCGATCACGCGCAGCCTGACCGGGCGGCCGCCCGAGAATTTCCACGGCACGATCGAGCTGGAGCTGACCGCCAGCGACGGCGTGTTCGACACCACGGCGCCGCTGCGCCTGGTCGTGACGCCGGTGAACGACATCCCGGTCATCTCGGCGCCGCTGTCGGACCGCAACGGGATCGAGGACACCGGCTTCGACATCGTGCTGCAGCGGGCGCTGTTCTCGGATGTCGACGGCGATGCGCTGAGCTTTGCGCTGACGCTGTCCGATGGGTCGGACTTGCCCGACTGGTTGAGCTTCGACCAGGCACGCTTTGCGATCTCGGGGACCCCGCCGCAGGACTTCAACGGCGATATCGGCCTGCGGCTGACCGCCAGCGACGGGCAGGCCACCGTTTCGGACGAATTCGTGCTGACCTTCACCCCGGTCGATGACGCGCCGGTGTTGGTCACGCCGTTCGACGATTACCTGGCCGACGATTTCGGCGAAACGCTGGCCACCGGAACACCGTTCTTCATCACCCTGCCGCTCGATCGCTTCGATGAACCCGATGGCGATCCGCTTGCCTTTGCCCTGACCATGGAGAACGGCGACCCGTTGCCCGACTGGATGGCCTTCGACGGCACTGTCCTGAGCGGTCTGGCGCCTTCGGGCGAGGCCGGCGTGCACGCGCTGCGCATCCACGCCAGCGATGGCACGACCGAGATCTCGGACGATTTCACGCTGACACTGGATTATCGCAACACGGCCCCGATCGCGAATGACGACGGTGTGTTCGAGACCAGCGTCTTCAACCGCCTCGTCATCGACCATGCCATTCTGCTGGCCAATGACGGCGATTTCGACGGCAATGCGCTGACGATCATCGATGCGACGGATGGTGCCGGCGGAACCGTGGACTTCGTCGACAATACCCTGGTCTACACGCCGTTCCTGCGAACCGAAGGCGAAGACCAGTTCACCTATACCGTCTTCGATGGCGAGGACACGGCGACCGCGACCGTGACCGTGGACGTGCTCAACGATTTCACCGAGGTCGTCGAAGGCAGCGATGGCTCGGATCGCCTGCGCGGCGGAAGAGGCGACGATCTGCTGGCGGGCGGGTTGGGCAACGATGCCCTGTTCGGTGGTCGGGGGGCCGACGCGATCCTGGGCGGCGACGGCGAGGACCGGCTTTATGGCGGTGCCGGAGACGACACGATCTACGGCGGCAACGGCGACGACTTCATCATGGGCGGTCGCGGCGACGACGTGATCCGCGGCGATGCGGGCGACGACGTTCTGTTCGGCAATGGCGGTGTCGACAGCTTCAGCTTCGGGCGCGGCGACGGCAACGACTGGATCGCGGATTTCCGCGTCACCCAGGTTCGGCGCAACCGCACCATCGAAGGCGACCGCATCAACATCCAGATCGACGGGGTGGACAGTTTCGAAGACCTGATGAGCTTCGCCAGCCGCGAACGCGGCGGGGTGCTGTTCGACTTCGGCGAAGGCGACAGCCTGTTCCTGGCCGGTACGCAGCTGGCGGCGCTGGATGAGGACCAGTTCTCGTTCTACTGATGCGGGTCTGCGGCAATTGAAATCGGCTGCGGCTTCCGGCAAGACACCGGGCAGCCGCAGTTTCAGGGAATGGCAAGGGCGTGACACCCGAGAAATCCATATACGATGCCGCGATCGCCGCGATGAAACGGCGATTCATCCTGGTCGCGGCCTTCAGCGCCGTGGTGAACATCCTGATGCTGACCGGGCCGATGTTCATGTTGCAGGTCTATGATCGCGTGCTTTCGAGCGGGTCGGTGGCCACGCTGCAAGGCCTGTTCGTGATCGTGGTGGTGGCCTTCGCGTTTCTCGGCTTTTACGACTTCTTGCGCACCCGGTTGCTGTCGCGGGCGGGCTACCGGCTGGATCAGGATGTCAGTGCCGAAGCCTTCGCGATCTGGATGCGGGCCGGGGCAGGGCGGGTACGCCCGGAGGGCCGGCCGCTGAACGATCTGTCGGCGGTGCGCGGGTTCGTCGGCAGCCCGGCGATCCTGGGGTTTTTCGATCTGCCCTGGGTGCCCGTCTATCTGGGCATCGTCTGGCTTGTTCATCCGTGGCTGGGGATGCTGACCCTGGCCGGGGCGCTTCTGGTGCTGGGGCTGGCGCTTGCCAATCAGGCGCTGACCCGGCCTTCGACGGCGCAAGCCATGGTCATGGATGCCGCCGAAAGCGGGTTTGTCGAACAGGCCCATGTTAATGGCGACACGATCCTTTCTCTGGGAATGGGGGATGCCATCCTCGACCGCTGGCGCGACATGCACCGGCGTGGCCTGGCCACCGGTCAGGTCGGCGGCGACCGGGGCGAGGCATTCACGACCTCGTCCAAGGCATTCCGCCTGCTGCTGCAATCGGCGCTGCTGGGTCTGGGCGGCTACCTGGCGCTGCAGCAAGAGATATCGGCGGGCATGATCGTCGCGGCGTCGATCATCGCGGGCCGGGCGTTGGCGCCGATCGATCAGGTGATCGGCCAATGGCGCGGCGTGATCCGCGCGCGCGAAGCGCACCGGCGCTTGCGCGCGACGTTCCGCGCGCAGGCCGCAAGGCCGGCCAGCGCGATGGACCTGCCGGAACCCAAGGGTCATGTGATCCTGAACGGCGTCACGAAATTTCCGCCGTCTCCGGAGCCGGATATCGATGCCAAGCCGATCCTGTCGGCACTCAGCCTGCGACTGCAACCGGGCCGGGCGCTCGGCGTCATCGGCCCGAGTGCGGGGG
This window harbors:
- a CDS encoding type I secretion system permease/ATPase; the encoded protein is MTPEKSIYDAAIAAMKRRFILVAAFSAVVNILMLTGPMFMLQVYDRVLSSGSVATLQGLFVIVVVAFAFLGFYDFLRTRLLSRAGYRLDQDVSAEAFAIWMRAGAGRVRPEGRPLNDLSAVRGFVGSPAILGFFDLPWVPVYLGIVWLVHPWLGMLTLAGALLVLGLALANQALTRPSTAQAMVMDAAESGFVEQAHVNGDTILSLGMGDAILDRWRDMHRRGLATGQVGGDRGEAFTTSSKAFRLLLQSALLGLGGYLALQQEISAGMIVAASIIAGRALAPIDQVIGQWRGVIRAREAHRRLRATFRAQAARPASAMDLPEPKGHVILNGVTKFPPSPEPDIDAKPILSALSLRLQPGRALGVIGPSAGGKSTLARLLVGAWQPDQGEVRLDGATLTQWDPAQLGRHIGYLPQKLELLAGTVRDNIARFDPKATDEEVIAAARLANVHELILSLPDGYGTQIGYVTQPLSGGQIQRIGLARAVFGQPKLVVLDEPNSNLDIDGDTALTEAIETLKRNGSTVVVMAHRPSAIAAVDDILVLKNGQKVDYGPKAEVLGRMNAQQAARAAQAQVRTEAAHG